CCCTCGAAGCTCGTTTCTTCGACACCTGAACGACCTACTGGCCGACCGTCCAGGAACAAGCGAAAGGTCTCAGCGTCCCTCTCATCTGCTGCTTCACAGGAGGAAACGCAAGTACAGCAATCGCAGGAAAGTTCATTGCCTGGTACTTTGTCGAGgacttcttcgagctcttcggTCGACTCGGTCGGTCGGAAGAGAAGCATGGAACCGGTCGTTGACTTGACTGAACGTCCTATGAAACGCAGGAGAGGATCGAAAGTGAGAGAGTCGATTGTTCCTGGCAGCAATACCAGTTCTAGCgaaaaggaggatgaggaggaatcAAAGCCAAAGACTCGAAGTCGAACGAGGGGTAAAGGCAAAGCAAAGGCGAAGGAGCCGACGCCAATCCCTGCGCCAGTGGTGGCTtcggtggaagatgaggacgaggatgagttgttgttgagtcCCGAGtcagcgaggaggagaaaacgagaggaagaagagtcTATCAAGGCTGAGCAGGCTCGAGCAGGTGGAGTGGTAGTAGAGACTCAGTTCAGCGAGAGTATCAGCGGGAGatttgagggtgagtcgctaCACCCATGGCTTTTCTACACTGAGGTAATGACGCTAACTTGTGTTTAATTTTCCAGATGCACCGAATGACCCTTCACCCTCAAAACGACCCACTCTCGAACGAGTTAGCACGGCCACATCACTCAAATCTCATTCATCGAAACAACAAGCTCAGCCCATCCTCCCATCACCTGCGAAACGTACAGCTCAACAGAACAAGATCCTTTCAAtggtcgacgaagctgcAAGAGCGAAAGAGGTCATTGATAATATGGATTATCAAGGTGTGAAAGCGCTGTTGAGGAACCTGAACAAGCTCAGAGAGGcagcagaggagaggatgatgtcgCGTttggaagagttgagaggtgggagaagTTAATTCCAGGTTTGGAGGACAAAAACAGAGAGAAAGTGTTACATCGGACGATCTTCTTGATAGATTTAATACCAGCATCGACACTGTGTCTGCAAGCGGAAGACATTTGCATATCTAGTCAGTTTACACTTCATAATAGTTGATAGAGCGCGAAATTGTAGTATCAGAGAGGAAACGAAGTAGATCAACGAAATTGGAAACGATAATGCATAATGTGACATGAATGCCTCACACTGTACACTGGTGTGTCCGTGATTCATTGATTGAATGAATATAATATAAAAGGTTTCCCGTTCTTCTCGGCCCCCCTAAATGGACTGAATATAGCTACTTCCGATACTTGCTgcccctccccttccctcctctccctcctcctctactcCACCCTCTCGATGGATCATTCCAACTCGTCTTGTCATACCTGCCCTCCGGCTCTATTCTTCTTTTGCCTGGCTCGTAGGATCGCCTGAATGACATCTGCGTTCTTCTCAAAGATGCCTTTGTAAACTTGTTTCTGGAGAGGTGCAAGGGAAATTGGTACGATGATTTCGATCTGCAGGAGTATCAGTATGCAggtcggagatggagagacaaGATAGTACAGGTGAAGGAAGTACATAAAGTATAACATCGGTGCAGAGTTCAAATGAAGTGATGGTGAAGCACAGCACAGGTCTGCAAGGACGGATGACGGACAAATCAATGGGTTCGatcaagctcacctttggtGGAAGTTTCAACACGTCCGCTTTGATCCGCCTTAGGATATAAGGTTTGATCATCTCATGTAATTCTTGTATCAAGCCCTCGTTGAGATTCTCAAATCGTTGTTCCAATTCCCATAGATTCCTAATGAACCCAAATACCTCATCGTCAGCTATCCCACCCTCGGTGATATTCGAAACCAAAACCAGAGGAATGGTATAGGAGGCAACTTAGCGCCCCCTCGTACTCACTTGAAGGTATCTGGATCAAGGAAGCTGAGCAGATTGAACAACTCCCGGAGATTGTTGTTCAGCGGTGTGCCAGTCATGAGAACGCGATGCACACTATTGAGGGTTTTCAGTCGATTGAAAATCAGATTCGTATCGGATTTCACTGCAAATAGATAGTAACGTCAGCTTCTAAACCTCATACATCACCGTGCTTCGTTCCTGCAACGAGGCCAAAGGGATCGGCACTCACGTCGTTGTCCCTCGTCAACACATAGGACTTCCCATCGCGGAACATTCGAAAACACCCTAAACTCGGAGCCGGTGATCATATCATATGTCGTGAGGACGATATGACTGTGTGGAGTCGCAAGGTCAGCTTGAGGACTCGCTAGAAAGCGTATTCGAGAAGGCTGAACCTACGCTTTGAGACCCGCAGCTTTGCCTTGCATGCCTTTGTGATACAGCTCGTACTTCGAAATGATCTTTCTCGCTACCAAGACATGTCAACAATTACCTTGTTTGCGAGGAGTAAAGAACGGGCAGCCAACTCACACGCTGCTTCACCATAATATGGGACCTGTCATAAAACATTCTTCAGTTGCTGATCTGACAAACCGATAGTATCCAGCTGAAACTTACCACTCTGACATGCGGCACCCACTTCTCAAACTCCCTGACCCAATTTGTAATCGTACTGCACAGTTCCAAGTCAGCTATGGCACCACATCGCATGGAAGTCGTACCGGCTGCTTACAGCTGGACTCACGAATTCGGGACGATCACCAGACTTGGATAGATATGATGTTCATCTGACCCCAGATATCCAAGCACAGAGGCGATTTGGATCCTGTAGCGTTCCTTGTCAGCTTAGCTTGCTCGGACCGTCAGGGACCACATAGCTCACGTCTTTCCCAAACCCATATCGTCTGCGAGGATAcagctttctcttctgaAGTATTTGTACAACAACCATTGGAACCCTTCCATCTGGAAAGGCATCAATTTCTGCAAACGAGCACAACTGTCAGCTATTTGGCGCCAAATCTGATATGGATCAGAGCTATGCTTACCCCTCCCACGACGCAGTCTGGCTGCTGTTGAGGCGGCACGAACGCTCTTGCAGCTTCTGcgtctcgtcgacgacaTTGCTCTTGTGATAGGACCGGGATGTTGACCCGCCTCGAACCGAGAAAACGAGCGAGGGCACGCTTGTATGCGGGATAcaggggagaggaggagagtggcGGTGTATCCCAGCAAGCTAGAGTAGTGGAGTCAGCTGTTGCACCGTCTTGCCTGCAGGCTACGCCAGCTCACATTGTTCGTATTGAAGGTCGTCCCATTTTACCTATAGAGCATGTCAGAGAATCAGCTTCATGGTTGCTCACCTGGAGAATTTATAAAGCTAAAgcatgtcactcacaaagcaCCAGCTGACCAGACCTGCCAATTCGTCTACATCACCTTCTTGTAATTCTCTCCCGGTCCGTCTCTCCCATTCATCAATCTCAACCCGCATATCCTGTGGAGGTTGAATGCCCTCTTTGAGACCAAGCTCCGTTCGAAGCTCTTCCACTCTGTTAGCGGCTGATCCTGCACCACTAGGCGTCGGGGAGGATCGCTCTGACGTTGACGCGGAGGGCGAAAGGATACGTCGGCTGTTCTTATCGAGCGACTTCTTCTTATAATCGCCTGGGGGAAGAAGCATAACTTCCAGCACACGATCGATTGTCTACATGAGAAGTCAGTTGATTGTAGAATTCGAACCGACCCTATCCGACTCACACTCCATTCGATGGGGAGGCGCGCATCTGGCTCTGGTCCTGGACCTGTCCCAACCCAATCTGGTTTCCCCTGCTCACCATGTTTTTGAGGTCTGGAGCTGCCGGAAGCTGTGTCCTCAACTTGCAGAACGTTCGCGATGGTGGGTTGTTCCATATCGTCTCCTCTCGCGGCCAACGTTTCGTCCGTGACCACATCGAGATTTGGACCTTTTACTAAAAAGTTGCGAAGTTTCGCCATACCAGTTGTCTGAAGCCATGTGTGAGGTACCCAGGTCACCTACAATTCAGAGATCTGGTCAGTGTGGACATCAAATCGGCAGCCAGTATGAAGGAGATACAACTTACATGACGGAAACCTCTGCCGTTCCACTTGACAAGATATTCCCTTGGGAGCGGATCCTTCCAGCTTGCTGACTCATCTGGCTCCAAAGGAGGCTCTGTCGCATCTGCAGGTAGCGGACGCCAGGCGATGATCTGTAGCACAAGTATGTCAATCAGCTCTACCGCATTGGGATTCAAACAGCGGAATATGGCTCACGATATCGACAGTCCAGATCCATGCTCTGCACTGGTGACAGATCCAAGCGTCTCCGCCTTCGGTTCGGCGTTGGTAGTGATCCGCTACCTCTGCCAGTCTCTTCCCACGCAATGATGCCGGGACTTCGACTAGTATTGAGTCCCATCAGCACACTACAGAACGCGACGAAACGAGACTCCGATTACTTACGATGCTCATAATGGACACACTGTTTGCACCTGAAACATCTAAACAGTGGATTATCCTCTTGGTCCgcttcctgctcttccttcatTGGCGACTTTTCGTCAATATCCATCTTGTCGTCcttcgcttcttcgacatcatcctTGCTCAGACCGATCACTTTGTCATCGCCGTCCACGTGCATgccttccctcttctgcatatcgatcttctcctcatgACAAGCAAAACACTTAGGATTCAGCGCACATTTCGAACACGTGAATTCTGTCGCTTCGTCAATCTTAACGGATCGTCGAGGCCTTTCgccaggagcaggaggaccCTCTCGATCGAGTAACATGCTGAggacttccttcttctgattGGCAGCCAAGCAACCCTGCGATAGACATATCAGCGCGATGTTGCTATGTTTCACATATCATGACAACAAGCGTTACACTCACCCAATGACTGGAAACGACACATTTGGTACACTGGATAAAATGCCAGCTGTATGAGTACGACAAACGATCAAAGAAAGCTGAAGACTTGCTCACCTCAAGCCATCCTTCGAGGGACTCTGccaactcttcatcactGATCACACCGTCTTCAcgttttctcttcttcccgcccttTCGTTTCCTCGCCAACGCCCTCTCAAGGAGATCATCAGCCGGTATACGAGCACATTTCTCGCAGAACTATAGGGAAGCAAAGATCAGGATTACGCTTCTCTTTCGCTCGCGGGATGAGCAAGTGGGGGAAGTAAACCCACTGGTCGATGATTCCACAGCACATCATCGGAAaccttgctcttcctttcAGGCGACTTtcctttcaccttcttttTCGCTACACTCATCTTGGGTTTGTAATCACTACCGACATCGAAATCACTATCACTatccagctcgtcctcttctgAGTAATTGTTCTGCTCGAATACAGAGTCCGACGATATGACTTGTaattcgtcttcctcgctaCTTTCGATTGTGAAGGTAGGTCTTGCCGCTTTTCTCAGTCCCCCTCTCCCGCGCACAGCTGTCTGAGGTGCCATTACCCGTCTTTCTGCTCTCCGGTAACTAGTATATCGGTCGTCGGATATAACGGAAACGAAAGAAGACGATCGGCGGGCCTGGAAAGATGTATCTGTTAGCTAATTACAGAAGAACAGAATCAAGAGGACAATGTTGAAGGTGTAATGCGAAATGAAGTGAAACAATCAAACAGAACTGTTCCACACCTCCTTTCGGTATTGAGTGGACACAAAGGAGTCCTTCTCTGCGCTCGGACCCATTTTCAGCAACTCACAAAGGATCGTCTCATTTCAATTCTTTCCGACACTCTCGTGGGTAtttctctttccttgccctttctcgtacttcttctctGACCAacctcatcaacctcatcacTATCGCTCTCCatgtcctcatcctcatcgtacTCcaagtcttcttctcctgcatctTCATAATCTAGTCCATAAGAATCAGCTGATACGCTCATTTGCCTTTTGGGTCGACCTCGGACTGGTAGCACAGAAGAcgagcgagacgaagaggaagctgacgagatcaTCGGAAGTTTGCGTCGCGACCAATCCGTTGGGACACAGCTTGAACTGGGATGTGCGTAGGAGTATATCTTCGACAGTGGTAGAAGGGGGATGACCACCATGGGTTCACCCTTCtttcgaggttgaggagaagtagGGGTATGGTCGTGGGTTCCTGTAACATCGACTACAATCATCTCGCCAGTACTAGTAGTCATACCCGTTGGTAGTCCATCTTCAGGCTCTTCAACATGATCTCGGTCTCCTTGGTCGAAATGCGGACTACCAGTAGATCCAGTATCAGACGGAGGAAGTGGTTGTGAGCTTCTCGATGGTCTCGGTCCATATtcgatcctctcttcctcctcttcttcggaTGATGTGTGCTGACCAGATCGAGTAGCTAGACCAGTTGTATATCTCACAGGGGAGAAATCGTTATCGCTCATCGCTAGGGGGTCGGAGGAAACCattgagtgattgattgcCTTATGAGGTGAGGGTGTTGATCCATCATTTCGAGTCGAGGCGAGCTCGTCCATGTCACTCATGGCGATCAACGATGAGCTGGGTTTACACCAAGTGCTCTTCGTTGTCTCCTAGCTAGATGTTGTTAAAGACACGTTTGGCTCACAACGGCTTTGAACATGAAATATATGACAACAATTCAACGCGTTACACTCACTCTACCCCGCATTATTTGGTCCCTACCCCGCACTGAGCCCGTGCCACTTTCAGATAACTCCTTGTACTAGTCGGCGATACAAAGCCACGTTGTTGCCAGGGGTCATCAGGTACCACGTTACATGAACAATGAATCTCCCGGAAACGACAACATTGACAAGTCCGAGAAACATCATCGCGTTATCACAAAGTTATATCAATCCACCTTCTGCtcgtttcatcttcttctttcttcatcctATCAtcacacagacacacacaaaACCAACCATCTACCACACAACACTCTAATATCCAAATCACCAAGATGTTCCGATCTACAGCTCTCCCCACTCTCCGCGTAAGCtccccttctcaccctccaCTCCACCGCAAGACGCGTCGCTAATCACCCTCTGTACACTTACTAGGCTGCCCGAGCGACTGCTCAACAGACCCGATCTTTCGTCTCCAAAGCTCAGCTCGTTGGAAGGCTCGGCGCTGCGCCTGAAAAGGGCAAAACTAGCTCCGGTACTACTTATTACAGGTAAGTGCTCTACATGCCTTGCTTTTGTCATATTTGCCACCTATGACGAGGGACTGATGTGATTTTTGTGTGCTAGGTATTCCGTTGGTACTACCAAACCTCCCAAGAAGGATGCCGAAGGTAGTGAGTATCAGCTTCCGGATTCCTCGCGTTTCTGCCTTTGGGCTgagtcgacgacgaagctgatcacGCCTCTCAATTGCAGACGTCGTGGTTGACGAGCAAGGTTATCCCGTGCGAGAGTCATCATGGTTCACCGTGTTCAACTTCAACGAGCGAGCTTCCGAGTCTTtggagaagctcaaggcGGGACAGTTGCTCTatgttgaaggtgagtcggggTGTTGCGCTGTAACCAGAACCACCTGTCTTTGATCCTTCATCCGGCTTAACCCAAGTCTTCCGCCTCACCCCTtgttctccaccttcattgggttctccccttctctttAAGGACCATGTCTTTCCCATGTCCTTGCTATCCCTCTCTGTGATCAGTGCTGACTTAAGCCTTTCTCTACCCCCCTCCCCATCTACAGCCAACATCGACACCGTCACCACCCCTTCTGCAGAGGACGGTTCCGGCGGTCAGAAGCAATACGTCTTCCGAGAGCTCTCTCACCGGGTACTGTCCAAGCCCAAGACGGAGTAAAGTGCGAGATCTGGCGGTCGGTATATAGATTGATACGGATGGGATGATATCTCTCTACTCAGCACTTTGGGATGGGTCCAGTGTGATCGTTCATGCCTGGTACTGGGGTGCAAACTGACTTGGGAGCCTGAATCTCAGTTTCATTACTGAGTTGTTACGTATGGGAAGGCGTAGCTGAATCGCTGATGGATCTATGACACACTATGCGCTACAATCATCCCTGTTGATTTGTATAGACTCCTCTCGCGCATCCTCCGCGTCTGCGCAGGACGTATACCTATCTACGCTTGCAGTCCGGTACACAGTTGCACACCGCTTGCTCCCTCCGTTATCGCCCAAATaacacctcttcatccctcatcCTGTCTTTTAAACGATGTCATCTCCCTTGGCACTGGCCCACCTCGTTCTTCCCGGTATCATCCCCCTCATCCACttgtccattctccttcgccgcttctccttcgtcttgcTCATGCGGGTCTTCTTGCAACCCCGGATGTCCTTCGAACCTCTTCCAAATCTCCTTGTTCATAGCTTCCGCATACGCTCTACTCGTATCTATCAGAAGCGTTTCGAGCGACTCGTACGTCTTTCCAATTTTGGATAAGAGAGGAGGTTGGCCGGTGGCTGATTCGATCTGGAAATATGGAAATGGGGGGTCAGTAAGATTATTCGAGATGACTGGTGGGTTTACAGGTGATTGTTTTCAGAAATATTGGCATAAGATgcgaagagatgagatgagatggggtGGCATGGAACAGTGATGAATGACGAAGTAGTGATGTGCGGTGGTGGAATGACCGAAAAGAGAGTGAGGTGTTACTccatgatcatcatcatagaATAAAAGTATCATACAACAGAGGTCGACAAATCCAGTAGTCACTCTATCATTAAAATGAGAGCTAAACTCACCGTCCACCCACTCCTATCTAATCGAACCCATCCCTgcccttcctcatccaacaACTTCATCCACCCTCTCCCCACTACCCGCTCACTAATTCCACCTACCCCTCCGccattcttctccacttccttcctcacaagCTCAATCTCTGCAGGTGTGGATGGATAACATTCTTCAGCTCGAAGACGGTATGAGTCGATACCGAAGGAATTGTTTGAGAAAGCTTGTTGGAGTTCGGGGAGggggttgaggaggataTTAGACGTATTTAGGGACATTCCTGCGATCAGATCAAATGACAATCGTGACGAGTGCGGCGAAATTTACTAGTCTGgatcgaagaagagtgtATTGGGATGTTAATACAGATGGAAGAATTGCGAATGCGATTGTAGAGAGTGACATGTTCAAAGCTAGGCATACACTGAGGACAGTTAAATCCCACGAGAAAGACAGCGTGGACTACCTCCACTTAGAGCACGCCTTCCTGCATGCGTTTGGCGAGGTTACTCGGTCTGTTTTGATTTTTCATTTGGTAACATGCTATCTTCCTCCCATGCATCACACCGGGGGGTCAAAGACAGCAAATTGCTTGTCAGAGACAGTGTCCGCGAAACAGTGATGGATATCCTAATCATGCATGTCAAACTATAATCCCCCTGCCCCACCAACACGCGCCGCGCCCTCCTCTCAACCCTATCCTACACTCCTACAACCCCTCTAAACGGACGCGATCTGCCTGGTAGTGTCACCACCGAGGTTATCAGGCAAGGCATATCGCTGGTCGGCTTCtgagaggagatgaccgCCGAACATGACTTGACCGTGTTTAGCGTGGAACTGAGCGAGACGAGCTTCGACCTCGGGTCCTGTAGGCGATGAAACCATTGTCAGCAACAGCTATACCCTACTTAAAGGCCAAAGGCGAAGACGCCACGCCCGACTCACGGAAGTTCTTCATCAACCCCTGGATGGGCCAAGCGGCGGCATCACCCAAAGCACAGATGGTATGTCCCTCAACCTGCTTTGTCAACTCCAAGAGCATGtcaatctctctctcctGAGCTCGTCCCTCAACCATTCTGTCCATCATGTTCATCATCCACGTTGTACCTTCTCGACAAGGTGTACATTGACCACATGACTCGTGCTTGTAGAATTTGGCGAATCGAGCAATGGCAGCGATCATGTCGGTGGTGTTGTCCATGACAATGACGGCACCTGTACCGAGTGATGTACCGTTGTCTTTGAGAGAATCGTAGTCCATCCTAAAAGGAACCAAACAAAAATTTGGTCAGCAACGATTCCAGGTAGCGTAGGTCACGCAATACGCAACAcgccactcacaagaccTTCCCGCTGACCTCCTGGTTGATGACTGGGACGGAACAACCACCTGGGATGATACCCTTCAAGTTTGACCATCCACCTCTAACACCGCCGCAGTGCTTCTCCAACAATTCTTGCAAAGGAAtactcatctcctcctcaacgacACAGGGGTTGTTGACGTGACCTGAGATACAGAAAACCTTTGTACCAGAgtttctctcccttccaaaGCTGTTGAACCAAGCTCCACCTCTTCGTGCGATCGTAGGGGCGACAGCGACAGTCTCGACGTTGGCGACGGTGGAAGGACAACCGAAAAGTCCGACATCGGCAGGGAATGGAGGCTTAAGTCGTGGTTTACCCTGTTTACCCTCGATAGACTCGATAAGAGCAGTCTCTTCACCACAAATATAAGCACCGGCACCTCGATGAAGGTAGACATCGAATTTGTAGCCGGAACCACAGGCGTTTTCACCGATCAACCCAGCCTTGTATGCCTCGTCGATGGCCTGTTGGACGTGCGATGCTTCTTGGTAGAATTCACCTCGGATGTAGATGTAAGCTGCACAAGGGAGTggggatgtcagcttgacccATGACACAGCATTGAGATCTCAAGCCAGGACTCACCAGCAGTGGCGTTCATGGCTCGACCAGCGACCAAACAACCCTCGACGAGCTTGTGGGGGTCACCTCGCATGATCTCTCTGTCCTTGCATGTTCCTGGCTCTCCCTCATCGGCATTGACGACGAGGTATCGTGGTCTGGAAGTGAAGTCATCAGCACCTATGAAGCATGAATATGCACGAGCAATGCTACTCACCTGGggtccttctcccatccagGCTTGTTCACTACCAGAAACATCAGTATAAAGCTTTACATGCAGACTTTGGATCAAGG
This genomic interval from Kwoniella shandongensis chromosome 5, complete sequence contains the following:
- a CDS encoding NADH dehydrogenase [ubiquinone] flavoprotein 1, mitochondrial; translation: MIHSRSTILRSLPRSLPSSSSSAVRSRSLATVSDPPVRHYGGLKDQDRIFTNLYLKHDHGLKGAQSRGDWHKTKDILLKGDSWIIQTIKDSGLRGRGGAGFPSGLKWSFMNKPGWEKDPRPRYLVVNADEGEPGTCKDREIMRGDPHKLVEGCLVAGRAMNATAAYIYIRGEFYQEASHVQQAIDEAYKAGLIGENACGSGYKFDVYLHRGAGAYICGEETALIESIEGKQGKPRLKPPFPADVGLFGCPSTVANVETVAVAPTIARRGGAWFNSFGRERNSGTKVFCISGHVNNPCVVEEEMSIPLQELLEKHCGGVRGGWSNLKGIIPGGCSVPVINQEVSGKVLMDYDSLKDNGTSLGTGAVIVMDNTTDMIAAIARFAKFYKHESCGQCTPCREGTTWMMNMMDRMVEGRAQEREIDMLLELTKQVEGHTICALGDAAAWPIQGLMKNFRPEVEARLAQFHAKHGQVMFGGHLLSEADQRYALPDNLGGDTTRQIASV